The proteins below come from a single Chryseobacterium bernardetii genomic window:
- a CDS encoding AraC family transcriptional regulator — MSNNLLKLLFLLVTAISISAQKKNTFDQTCERTSSITVYKDLPKAIRTADSLYMAAHQPLEKVKSLMLSSELYHHGGDLKKAIYYSENAHSLIEKSNNTEWMARVCRLLARQYRQVGLYERAKKYILKGLAASRQVPDFQKSNEAEGLLNQEMAFYEMEIGNYVNAIQRIEFSLKNFGKINSQNEERTQAASYQLLGDAYFKLNDYAVSENYYRRAENLLKAGSCTLGLVYNGLGGIRVKQKNWKDAELYLKKAEKIADTSRSLKLKKAVYSNINDYYEGIGDNVKASFYAVKYVRAYDSIAARNHEFSGKTKEAVSKINKGSGQMNVAKNAVIVILFVSLVGLITFFRTRQKRQFSKLRNMMRTQMNMGNGNRGSLLRQPVHSEFSNISVEEIDEKDSEADRKRNDSLMTSETETKLLELLDEFEKGNLYNNKGMSLSFLAGELNTNTKYLSYVINQHKSADFKTYINRLRITYIVDKLINDEKYRQYKISILADECGFSSHSKFAAVFKAVTDFSPSAYIKYLDAENQSDKDVHFRENN, encoded by the coding sequence ATGTCTAATAATCTATTGAAACTTTTGTTCTTGCTGGTAACAGCAATCTCCATATCTGCCCAGAAAAAAAATACCTTCGACCAGACATGCGAAAGAACTTCCTCCATTACAGTTTATAAAGATCTGCCCAAGGCTATCAGGACCGCTGATTCTCTTTATATGGCAGCTCATCAACCCTTAGAAAAAGTAAAAAGCCTTATGCTTTCTTCAGAGCTTTATCATCACGGGGGGGATCTTAAAAAAGCAATATATTATAGTGAAAATGCTCATTCATTAATTGAGAAGTCCAATAATACCGAATGGATGGCCCGCGTATGCCGATTACTTGCGAGGCAATATAGACAGGTAGGGTTATACGAAAGAGCTAAAAAATATATTCTTAAAGGATTGGCTGCTTCAAGGCAGGTTCCTGATTTTCAGAAAAGTAATGAAGCAGAAGGATTGCTGAATCAGGAAATGGCTTTTTACGAAATGGAAATTGGAAATTATGTAAATGCCATACAACGTATTGAGTTTTCCCTGAAGAATTTTGGAAAAATAAACAGCCAGAATGAAGAAAGAACCCAAGCTGCTTCTTATCAATTGTTGGGAGATGCTTATTTTAAGCTTAATGATTATGCTGTTTCCGAAAATTATTACAGGAGAGCAGAAAACCTGCTGAAAGCTGGAAGCTGTACGCTTGGCCTGGTCTATAATGGACTGGGAGGAATCCGTGTAAAACAGAAGAACTGGAAAGATGCAGAACTATACCTGAAAAAAGCTGAAAAAATTGCCGATACCTCCCGAAGTCTGAAACTTAAGAAAGCTGTTTATTCAAACATCAATGATTATTACGAAGGGATAGGTGACAATGTTAAAGCTTCTTTTTATGCAGTGAAATATGTAAGAGCTTATGACAGTATTGCAGCCCGGAATCATGAATTTTCCGGCAAAACTAAAGAAGCCGTATCTAAAATTAATAAAGGAAGCGGCCAGATGAACGTAGCTAAAAATGCAGTTATTGTCATATTATTTGTTTCATTGGTAGGCTTAATCACCTTTTTCAGAACAAGGCAGAAAAGACAGTTTTCGAAGCTGAGAAATATGATGAGAACCCAAATGAATATGGGGAATGGTAACAGGGGATCTTTGCTGAGACAGCCTGTACATTCTGAATTCTCAAATATATCGGTAGAAGAAATAGATGAGAAAGATTCTGAAGCAGACCGAAAGAGAAATGATTCTCTAATGACTTCCGAAACTGAGACCAAACTGCTTGAGCTTCTCGATGAGTTTGAAAAAGGTAACCTCTATAACAATAAAGGAATGTCACTTTCTTTTCTGGCGGGTGAGCTGAACACCAATACCAAATATCTTTCCTACGTTATCAATCAGCATAAGAGTGCAGATTTTAAAACGTACATCAACAGACTAAGAATTACTTATATTGTAGATAAACTTATTAACGACGAAAAGTACAGGCAGTACAAGATCAGTATCCTGGCTGATGAATGTGGCTTTTCTTCACACAGTAAATTTGCCGCAGTATTCAAGGCCGTTACAGATTTCTCGCCTTCAGCTTATATTAAATATCTTGATGCTGAAAACCAATCAGATAAAGATGTTCATTTTCGTGAAAATAATTAA
- a CDS encoding urease accessory protein UreF: MNINFLSGLLHLADPTLPIGGYTHSNGLETYVQERIVHNVGTAKEFVQNMLQYNLKFNDGAFVKLAYEAAEKGDLQVLLNLDNECNAIKCPKEIRQASQKLGLRLIKIFKRRESFPLMEAFEKAIQNKEANSHYCIVFGAYAYLMKIPLYEALLGFYYTSVAGMITNAVKLVPLGQLDGQDILFALYPVMEKTAQETIEMDRDLVGLCNTAFDIRCMQHERLYSRLYMS, encoded by the coding sequence ATGAACATCAATTTTCTATCAGGGCTGCTTCATTTGGCAGATCCTACACTTCCCATCGGTGGTTATACCCATTCCAACGGACTTGAAACTTATGTGCAGGAAAGAATTGTTCATAATGTAGGAACCGCTAAGGAGTTTGTACAGAACATGCTTCAGTATAATCTTAAATTCAATGACGGAGCTTTTGTAAAACTGGCTTACGAAGCAGCAGAAAAAGGAGATTTACAGGTACTTTTAAACCTTGATAATGAGTGTAATGCTATAAAATGTCCGAAAGAAATCCGCCAGGCAAGCCAGAAATTAGGACTAAGGCTTATCAAAATATTCAAAAGAAGAGAAAGCTTCCCTTTGATGGAAGCCTTTGAAAAAGCTATTCAGAATAAAGAAGCCAATTCTCATTACTGTATTGTATTTGGAGCCTATGCTTATTTAATGAAAATCCCATTGTATGAAGCATTGCTAGGATTCTATTATACTTCAGTTGCCGGAATGATTACCAATGCAGTAAAGTTGGTACCTCTGGGACAGCTTGACGGGCAGGATATCTTATTTGCACTATATCCTGTCATGGAAAAAACAGCTCAGGAAACCATAGAGATGGACAGGGATCTGGTAGGACTTTGCAATACAGCCTTTGACATCCGATGTATGCAGCATGAAAGATTGTATTCAAGGCTTTATATGTCATAA
- the ureG gene encoding urease accessory protein UreG has product MENRKYIKVGVAGPVGSGKTALLERLSRKLFGAYDLGVITNDIYTKEDAEFMAKNSLLPHDRIIGVETGGCPHTAIREDASMNLEAVDELAARFPEIELVLIESGGDNLSATFSPDLADVTIFIIDVAEGEKIPRKGGPGITRSDLLIINKIDLAPYVGASLEVMENDARKMRKGNPFVFTNLKTDEGLDKVIGWIKKYALLEEIEEPNLVR; this is encoded by the coding sequence ATGGAAAACAGAAAATATATAAAAGTAGGAGTTGCAGGCCCTGTAGGATCAGGAAAAACTGCATTATTGGAACGTTTAAGCAGAAAATTATTCGGGGCTTACGATCTTGGGGTAATCACCAATGATATCTATACTAAAGAAGATGCTGAATTTATGGCTAAAAACAGTCTTCTCCCTCACGACAGGATTATCGGGGTAGAAACAGGAGGCTGTCCCCACACTGCAATTCGGGAAGATGCCAGTATGAACCTTGAAGCAGTAGATGAGCTGGCAGCCCGTTTCCCTGAAATTGAATTAGTCCTTATTGAAAGTGGAGGAGATAACCTTTCAGCAACATTCAGCCCGGACCTTGCCGATGTTACCATCTTCATTATTGACGTTGCAGAAGGAGAAAAAATCCCAAGAAAAGGAGGTCCCGGTATTACAAGATCAGACTTATTGATTATCAACAAAATTGACCTTGCCCCATATGTAGGAGCCAGCCTTGAAGTAATGGAAAATGATGCCCGAAAAATGAGGAAAGGAAATCCTTTTGTTTTTACCAATCTTAAAACAGATGAAGGACTGGATAAAGTAATCGGGTGGATTAAAAAATACGCTCTTTTAGAAGAAATTGAAGAACCGAATCTGGTAAGATAA
- the ureB gene encoding urease subunit beta encodes MIPGEIFVKEGTIICNEGRETVKIKVTNTGDRPIQVGSHFHFFEVNKAMSFDREKAFGKRLNIVASTAVRFEPGEEKEVELVEIGGSKKAMGFNNLVDGQVDSEEQKKESLAKVEELNFKNH; translated from the coding sequence ATGATACCAGGAGAAATTTTTGTAAAAGAAGGCACTATTATCTGCAATGAAGGCAGAGAAACGGTCAAAATAAAAGTAACCAATACAGGCGACCGTCCTATTCAGGTAGGCTCACATTTCCACTTTTTCGAAGTAAACAAAGCCATGAGCTTTGACCGTGAGAAAGCTTTTGGAAAGAGGCTGAATATTGTAGCAAGTACTGCCGTTCGTTTCGAACCGGGAGAAGAAAAAGAAGTAGAGTTGGTAGAAATAGGAGGAAGTAAAAAAGCAATGGGCTTCAATAACCTTGTTGATGGACAGGTAGATTCTGAAGAACAGAAAAAAGAAAGCCTTGCAAAAGTTGAAGAGTTAAACTTTAAAAATCACTAA
- the ureC gene encoding urease subunit alpha, producing the protein MSLHVDRKQYANILGPTAGDKIRLGDTEIIIEIEKDFTHYGDEAVFGGGKTVRDGMGQNVTAKRDEGVLDLCITGAVIIDHWGIVKGDIGIKDGKIVGIGKAGNPDTMDGVTPNMIIGASTEVHGGKGYIVTAGGIDTHIHYICPQQIETSLYSGITTMIGGGTGPNDGTNATTVTPGKFNMQKMLEAAEEYPMNLGFFGKGNCSAEEPIEEQVEAGALGVKIHEDWGATPATIDAALKVADKYDVQVAIHTDTLNEGGFLEDTMKAINGRVIHTFHTEGAGGGHAPDIIKAAMYPNVLPASTNPTRPYTINTIDEHLDMLMVCHHLSKNIPEDVAFADSRIRPETIAAEDILHDMGVFSIMSSDSQAMGRPGEVITRTWQTASKMKEQRGDLAEDKDSGNDNYRAKRYVAKYTINPAIAHGISEYVGSVEEGKLADLVIWKPALFGVKPEMIVKGGFVIAAKMGDPNASIPTPQPIIYRNMFGAHGKAKFGTCANFVSQISIDNGTIASYKLEKMILPVKNCRNIGKKDLIHNDKTPLIEVNPENYKVTVDGEYITCEPAEKLPLTQLYYLF; encoded by the coding sequence ATGAGCTTACACGTAGACAGAAAACAATACGCCAATATATTAGGTCCAACAGCCGGGGACAAAATCAGACTGGGAGACACTGAGATCATTATTGAGATCGAAAAAGATTTTACCCATTACGGAGACGAAGCCGTTTTCGGAGGTGGAAAAACCGTACGTGACGGTATGGGACAAAATGTTACAGCCAAAAGAGACGAAGGAGTTCTTGACCTTTGTATCACTGGAGCGGTAATCATAGACCACTGGGGAATTGTGAAAGGTGATATAGGGATTAAAGACGGTAAGATCGTAGGAATCGGAAAAGCAGGAAATCCGGATACCATGGATGGTGTAACCCCGAATATGATTATTGGTGCCTCCACTGAAGTTCACGGTGGTAAAGGATATATTGTAACTGCCGGAGGAATTGATACTCATATTCACTACATCTGCCCACAACAGATTGAAACCTCTTTATACAGCGGAATTACTACCATGATTGGAGGAGGAACCGGCCCAAATGACGGAACAAATGCTACAACAGTAACTCCAGGAAAATTCAATATGCAGAAAATGCTTGAAGCAGCGGAAGAATATCCAATGAACCTTGGATTCTTCGGAAAAGGAAACTGTTCTGCAGAAGAACCTATCGAAGAACAGGTAGAAGCAGGAGCTTTAGGAGTGAAAATCCACGAAGACTGGGGAGCAACACCTGCCACCATTGATGCCGCTTTAAAAGTAGCAGATAAATATGACGTTCAGGTAGCCATTCACACGGATACCTTAAACGAAGGAGGATTCCTTGAAGATACAATGAAAGCGATCAACGGGAGAGTAATTCACACCTTTCACACAGAGGGAGCAGGTGGAGGTCACGCGCCGGATATCATCAAAGCTGCGATGTATCCCAATGTATTACCTGCTTCTACCAACCCTACACGTCCTTATACGATCAATACAATCGATGAGCATTTAGATATGCTGATGGTTTGCCACCACTTAAGCAAAAATATTCCTGAAGACGTAGCATTCGCAGATTCACGTATCCGTCCTGAAACCATTGCTGCAGAAGATATTCTTCATGATATGGGAGTTTTCAGCATCATGAGTTCAGACTCTCAGGCGATGGGAAGACCGGGGGAAGTGATTACCAGAACATGGCAGACTGCAAGCAAAATGAAAGAGCAGAGAGGTGATTTGGCTGAAGATAAAGACAGTGGAAATGACAATTACCGAGCAAAAAGATATGTGGCTAAATATACCATCAATCCGGCTATTGCACACGGTATTTCAGAATATGTAGGCTCTGTGGAAGAAGGGAAGCTGGCAGATTTGGTGATCTGGAAACCGGCATTATTCGGAGTAAAACCCGAAATGATTGTAAAAGGAGGATTTGTAATCGCTGCTAAAATGGGAGATCCTAATGCATCCATTCCAACACCTCAGCCGATTATTTACAGAAATATGTTTGGAGCTCACGGAAAAGCGAAGTTCGGGACTTGCGCCAACTTCGTTTCGCAGATCTCTATCGATAACGGAACTATTGCTTCTTACAAGCTGGAGAAAATGATCCTTCCTGTGAAAAACTGCAGAAATATTGGTAAAAAAGACCTTATCCATAATGATAAGACTCCTTTAATTGAAGTGAATCCTGAAAACTATAAAGTAACGGTAGATGGTGAATATATCACTTGCGAACCGGCAGAGAAACTCCCTTTAACACAGTTGTATTACTTGTTCTAG
- a CDS encoding urease accessory protein UreD, translating into MDSRLKIIAGFKEGESYVKDLYVSLPFRVVSVGQRKSDKKLYQMVMSSSPGILDGDHYHLDVALEKGSSLQLQSQSYQRLFNMEDKAVQELNVIMEDETSFAYVPHPIVPHEDSNFKSKANIHIGKNSQIIISEIITCGRKHYGEVFKLKRFQNLMEIYHNNKLVLKDNVVIQPDLIPISSIGNLEQYTHQGTLIFYSTKENVDKNGIIEEIVEAAAQHIEDMEVGVSAMDDNGFVVRALGHGGELMYNFFLHIQEILWLLE; encoded by the coding sequence ATGGACAGTCGTTTAAAAATTATTGCAGGATTTAAAGAAGGAGAATCCTATGTGAAGGACCTTTACGTTTCACTGCCCTTCAGAGTGGTTTCTGTTGGGCAGAGAAAAAGTGATAAGAAACTGTATCAGATGGTGATGAGCTCCTCTCCGGGAATCCTGGACGGAGATCATTATCACCTGGACGTTGCTCTTGAGAAAGGATCTTCACTCCAGTTGCAATCGCAGTCGTATCAGAGACTTTTCAATATGGAAGATAAGGCTGTTCAGGAGCTGAATGTAATCATGGAGGATGAAACCTCCTTTGCTTATGTTCCTCACCCCATTGTTCCGCATGAGGATTCCAATTTTAAAAGTAAAGCCAATATCCATATCGGTAAGAACAGCCAGATTATCATCAGTGAAATTATTACCTGCGGAAGAAAGCATTATGGGGAAGTTTTCAAGCTGAAACGTTTTCAGAACCTTATGGAAATCTATCATAACAATAAACTGGTACTAAAAGATAATGTGGTAATTCAGCCTGACCTGATCCCGATCAGCAGTATTGGTAACCTGGAACAGTATACGCACCAGGGAACTTTAATCTTTTACAGTACAAAAGAAAATGTAGACAAAAACGGGATCATTGAAGAGATTGTTGAAGCAGCAGCCCAACATATTGAAGACATGGAAGTTGGAGTTTCAGCGATGGATGATAACGGATTTGTAGTAAGGGCTTTAGGACATGGCGGAGAATTAATGTACAATTTCTTCCTTCATATTCAGGAAATTCTTTGGTTGCTGGAGTAA
- the ureA gene encoding urease subunit gamma has translation MHLTPRETEKLMLFLAGELALKRKARGLKLNYPESIALISHFLLEGARDGKKVAELMQEGANLLTKDDVMPGVAEMIHDVQIEATFPDGTKLVTVHNPIR, from the coding sequence ATGCACTTAACACCGAGAGAAACGGAGAAGCTTATGCTATTTCTGGCAGGAGAGCTGGCTCTAAAAAGAAAGGCGAGAGGCCTCAAATTAAACTATCCAGAATCCATTGCATTAATCAGTCACTTTCTGCTTGAAGGAGCAAGAGATGGAAAAAAAGTGGCAGAACTGATGCAGGAAGGCGCTAATCTTCTCACCAAAGACGATGTAATGCCCGGCGTGGCAGAAATGATCCATGACGTTCAGATTGAAGCAACATTCCCTGATGGAACCAAGCTTGTAACCGTACACAACCCAATCCGTTAA
- a CDS encoding cytochrome C551 — MKKLLLTAIGIGLFAVSCGTKESSMSTSKSDSANVDNTRTVPPTTTDTMTTKMTNPDSIKMKKDSMATPPAK; from the coding sequence ATGAAAAAGTTATTGCTAACAGCCATCGGCATAGGATTATTTGCAGTGAGCTGTGGAACCAAGGAGTCATCAATGTCTACCAGTAAAAGTGATTCAGCTAATGTAGATAATACACGAACTGTACCTCCTACAACAACAGATACGATGACGACAAAAATGACGAATCCGGACAGCATTAAAATGAAAAAGGATTCTATGGCAACACCTCCTGCCAAATAG
- the pruA gene encoding L-glutamate gamma-semialdehyde dehydrogenase, translating into MSKAISQVPLAVNEPVNSYVPGSPEVKSLIDTYKKMWAEKVEIPMIINGKEVKTDKKVQLQSPQDHAHDFGFYYQGGMQHVDDAINAALAAKEAWNALGWEQRAAIFLKAADLLAGPYRDVINAATMIGQSKNVHQAEIDSACEFIDFLRFNVEFMTEMYSEQPVSDNGIWNRVEYRPLEGFCFAVTPFNFTAISGNLPTCMAMLGNVVVWKPSDKQVYSAKVIMDVLTEAGLPAGVINMIFTDGKETAEKVLAHKDFAGLHFTGSTKVFQGMWKMIGDNIHNYRTYPRIVGETGGKDFVIAHPSANVEAVATALVRGAFEYQGQKCSAASRAYIPKSLWADVKKVMEAQMATIKIGSPEDPSNFVNAVIDKNSFEKCKGYITRANESSEATVVIGGTCDDSKGWFVHPTVIETTNPQYESMVEEIFGPILSVFVYEDAEWKETLKLVDSSSPYSLTGSVFSQDRYAIAEAYKALENASGNFYINDKPTGAVVGQQPFGGGRASGTNDKAGSKMNLLRWTSVRSVKETFVSPKDYKYPYLG; encoded by the coding sequence ATGTCAAAAGCAATTTCGCAAGTACCATTAGCGGTAAACGAGCCGGTAAATTCTTATGTACCGGGATCTCCGGAAGTTAAAAGCCTTATCGACACTTATAAAAAAATGTGGGCTGAGAAGGTAGAAATTCCAATGATTATCAACGGGAAGGAAGTAAAAACTGATAAAAAAGTACAGCTTCAGTCTCCTCAGGATCATGCTCACGATTTCGGGTTTTATTACCAAGGTGGTATGCAGCATGTGGATGACGCCATCAACGCGGCATTAGCAGCTAAAGAAGCATGGAATGCACTAGGCTGGGAACAGCGCGCAGCTATTTTCTTAAAGGCAGCTGATCTATTGGCAGGTCCTTACAGAGATGTCATTAATGCGGCTACAATGATCGGACAGTCTAAAAATGTTCACCAGGCTGAAATTGATTCTGCTTGTGAGTTCATTGATTTCTTAAGATTCAACGTGGAATTCATGACAGAAATGTATTCTGAGCAGCCGGTTTCTGATAATGGAATCTGGAATCGCGTAGAGTACAGACCACTGGAAGGATTCTGCTTTGCAGTAACTCCATTCAACTTTACAGCAATCTCAGGAAACCTTCCTACTTGTATGGCCATGTTAGGAAACGTTGTGGTATGGAAGCCTTCAGATAAGCAGGTTTATTCTGCAAAAGTAATCATGGATGTATTAACTGAGGCTGGTCTTCCTGCAGGGGTTATCAACATGATTTTTACAGATGGTAAAGAAACTGCTGAGAAAGTATTGGCTCACAAAGATTTCGCTGGTCTTCACTTTACTGGTTCTACAAAAGTTTTCCAGGGAATGTGGAAAATGATCGGTGATAACATTCACAACTACAGAACATATCCAAGAATTGTTGGAGAAACTGGTGGTAAAGACTTTGTGATTGCTCACCCGTCTGCTAACGTAGAAGCTGTAGCTACTGCTTTAGTAAGAGGTGCTTTTGAATACCAGGGGCAAAAATGTTCTGCTGCATCAAGAGCTTACATCCCTAAATCTCTTTGGGCTGATGTGAAAAAAGTAATGGAAGCTCAAATGGCTACAATCAAAATAGGTTCTCCTGAAGACCCATCTAATTTTGTAAACGCTGTAATTGATAAAAATTCTTTCGAAAAATGTAAAGGATACATCACCAGAGCTAACGAATCTTCTGAAGCTACTGTAGTAATTGGCGGTACTTGTGATGATTCTAAAGGATGGTTTGTACACCCAACAGTTATTGAAACTACAAACCCTCAGTACGAAAGTATGGTAGAAGAGATCTTCGGCCCAATCCTTTCTGTATTTGTTTATGAAGATGCAGAGTGGAAAGAAACTCTTAAATTGGTAGATTCTTCTTCTCCTTATTCATTAACAGGTTCTGTATTCTCTCAAGACCGTTATGCCATTGCTGAAGCGTACAAAGCTCTAGAAAATGCATCCGGTAACTTCTACATCAATGATAAACCAACTGGTGCTGTAGTAGGTCAGCAGCCTTTCGGTGGTGGCAGAGCTTCAGGAACTAACGATAAAGCGGGTTCTAAAATGAACCTTCTTAGATGGACGTCTGTAAGAAGTGTTAAGGAAACTTTCGTTTCTCCGAAAGATTACAAATATCCATACCTAGGATAA
- the ureE gene encoding urease accessory protein UreE, whose translation MIINQTIGNLTENPTEKTIDYLDLEWFETTKRIQRKRTRNGADVAIKFLKEGQRLREGDILFEDAEKVIAINVLETDAIVMVPGSLLEMGTVCYEIGNKHIPLFIQDDKVLLPFEMPMFRWLEASGFKPEKQSVKLLNLLKSNVEPHGHGSLGSSIFTKILKMASPKDE comes from the coding sequence ATGATTATTAATCAAACCATAGGCAATCTCACCGAAAATCCAACAGAGAAAACCATAGATTATCTGGATCTGGAATGGTTTGAGACCACCAAAAGAATCCAGCGTAAAAGAACCAGGAACGGAGCAGATGTTGCCATCAAATTTTTAAAAGAAGGGCAGCGTTTGCGTGAAGGTGATATTCTTTTTGAGGATGCAGAAAAAGTAATAGCAATTAATGTTCTGGAAACAGATGCCATTGTAATGGTTCCTGGCTCCCTATTGGAAATGGGAACAGTATGCTATGAAATCGGAAACAAGCATATTCCGCTCTTCATTCAGGATGATAAAGTACTGCTTCCGTTTGAAATGCCTATGTTCAGATGGCTGGAAGCAAGCGGTTTTAAACCGGAAAAACAATCCGTAAAACTGTTGAATCTCCTGAAATCCAATGTAGAACCTCATGGACATGGAAGTCTTGGCTCCTCAATTTTTACTAAAATCTTAAAAATGGCTTCTCCAAAAGATGAATAA
- a CDS encoding serine hydrolase, whose amino-acid sequence MKKVIYLLNLLAFSLIFGQETKENLKGLDEEINKILNDYKAVGISVVIVKNDKIIHSKGYGYRDYENKLPVTPNTLFGIGSNTKPFTSALIGMASDEKKISIQEKPSKYIPYLKFSTDRMNNLVTVEDLLEHRSGLGSVDGTYIFFPAAKRIDLMQRLPFIKENAEPKNSWKYSNFGYLMLGAIAEQVNSKSWDELIREKIFIPLKMDNSNTSIDEMVKQKDFSYPYGLYKQHIEKLLFQKPDNDKPGAAINSSATDMGNWIRLWLNYGQFENKPVLSKEFVSNAMSTKTMIDGTPPAKPDQKNFLFGHGYGWFTQIFKGHYKVWHSGGVSGFTSDVFLFPADKFGLAVLTNQHNSDLSNTIANMISIRMLGLDQHKPYPYEKEQYDIVKPDKNTRTAINEKKKPTHDLDSYCGEYSNKGYGTFNISREGNNLYITFPTFKFILVHQQYDLFSSKLAEEVPQQMNPDFDFNFTLDDKGNVDGVVMGMQGGTTFKKLK is encoded by the coding sequence ATGAAAAAAGTAATTTACTTATTGAATTTATTAGCATTCAGTTTAATCTTTGGTCAGGAAACGAAAGAAAATTTAAAAGGGCTTGATGAAGAAATCAACAAAATTTTAAACGATTACAAGGCGGTGGGAATATCTGTAGTCATTGTAAAGAATGATAAGATTATCCATTCTAAAGGATATGGATACAGGGATTATGAAAATAAGCTCCCCGTAACTCCCAATACACTTTTCGGAATCGGAAGCAATACCAAGCCGTTTACATCAGCTCTGATAGGCATGGCTTCGGACGAGAAGAAAATATCTATTCAGGAAAAACCCTCCAAATACATTCCTTACCTGAAATTTTCAACAGACAGAATGAATAATCTGGTCACAGTTGAAGATCTGCTTGAGCATAGAAGTGGCCTGGGAAGTGTAGATGGTACCTATATTTTTTTTCCTGCGGCCAAACGGATTGATTTGATGCAAAGGCTTCCTTTCATTAAAGAGAATGCAGAACCTAAAAACAGCTGGAAATACAGCAATTTTGGATATCTTATGCTAGGAGCCATTGCTGAGCAGGTGAACAGCAAAAGCTGGGATGAACTTATCAGAGAAAAAATATTTATCCCTTTAAAAATGGATAATAGTAATACTTCTATAGATGAAATGGTAAAGCAAAAAGATTTTTCCTATCCTTACGGGCTTTATAAGCAGCACATTGAAAAACTACTATTTCAAAAACCTGATAATGATAAGCCCGGAGCTGCTATCAATAGTTCAGCAACAGATATGGGAAACTGGATCAGACTTTGGCTCAATTACGGGCAGTTTGAAAATAAACCTGTCCTTTCGAAAGAATTTGTATCCAATGCCATGAGTACTAAAACGATGATTGACGGAACGCCACCCGCAAAACCGGATCAAAAAAACTTTTTGTTTGGGCATGGGTATGGGTGGTTTACCCAAATTTTTAAAGGACATTACAAGGTATGGCATTCAGGAGGAGTATCGGGCTTTACTTCTGATGTCTTTCTGTTTCCTGCAGATAAATTTGGTCTTGCTGTATTAACCAATCAGCATAATTCAGATCTATCCAATACTATTGCCAATATGATTTCTATCCGGATGCTGGGGCTGGATCAGCATAAACCTTATCCGTATGAAAAAGAGCAGTATGATATTGTAAAACCGGATAAAAATACCAGGACAGCTATCAATGAAAAGAAAAAGCCGACTCATGATCTTGATTCCTATTGTGGGGAATATTCAAATAAAGGATATGGCACTTTTAATATTTCAAGAGAAGGAAATAATCTGTATATAACCTTTCCGACATTTAAATTTATATTGGTTCACCAGCAATATGATCTTTTTTCATCTAAGCTGGCAGAAGAAGTTCCACAACAGATGAATCCTGATTTTGATTTTAATTTTACACTTGATGATAAAGGAAATGTGGATGGAGTTGTTATGGGAATGCAGGGAGGCACAACATTTAAAAAATTAAAATAA